The following coding sequences lie in one Maribacter forsetii DSM 18668 genomic window:
- a CDS encoding DUF4240 domain-containing protein, giving the protein MNKELFWTIIEDVKEKSNSDNEQLTINFNKRLSVLSIEELLHFQFIYELYEIAIISVPSNLIWTAQFLINEGSYTNTYNFTGWLIIQGKKVYLDALANADTLAQINTPKNNCEYTELRLLAAKLYKEKTGIKKKAFQKVESDFWNKPETEKEQAEIKSEIVLSDIKRDRNWKIPDLEDVLPNLFKKVKINV; this is encoded by the coding sequence ATGAATAAAGAACTATTTTGGACCATCATTGAAGATGTAAAGGAAAAATCAAATTCAGATAATGAACAACTTACTATAAACTTCAATAAAAGACTTTCGGTTTTATCAATTGAAGAATTACTGCATTTTCAATTTATTTATGAGTTATATGAAATTGCCATTATTTCAGTACCAAGTAATTTAATTTGGACGGCACAATTTTTAATCAATGAAGGTTCTTACACAAACACCTACAATTTTACAGGTTGGCTCATAATACAGGGCAAAAAAGTTTATCTAGACGCCTTGGCCAATGCAGACACATTAGCACAAATTAATACCCCAAAAAATAATTGCGAGTATACCGAATTAAGGCTGTTAGCTGCAAAGCTATATAAAGAAAAAACAGGAATTAAAAAGAAGGCATTTCAAAAAGTGGAAAGTGATTTCTGGAATAAACCTGAAACAGAAAAAGAACAGGCTGAAATAAAAAGTGAAATTGTTTTAAGCGATATAAAAAGAGATAGAAATTGGAAAATTCCAGATTTAGAAGACGTGTTACCAAATTTATTTAAAAAAGTAAAAATTAATGTCTAA
- a CDS encoding alpha/beta fold hydrolase, producing MKNFYFTFLALFSLSFTIHSQTEDTLVDIGGYNMHFNIMKGEGTPILFEAGGGDNSSVWAPILERIHKVTGTTLITYDRSGFGQSELNPKLKNDSDFDIENGIKELETGLAKLGYDDDIILVSHSYGGLYNLLYANKHPKKVKSIVLIDATLSDFWNDDFLAMRDMFVDINTIPKGTGDYYLNYNYNEIMRSLRNTQFPENIPVTNIFPDKSAPVYPEEYSNRWKKVHVDLGNNNNNVTNIIAESSGHAIFYDNPGLVINVIVKAYVKTLDENQQNVVLQKALDNAIDLSIKTKVHNRSEHDLNTLGYSFLQTQELDKALDVFKTTTILFPESANAYDSYGEALLMSDKKDEAIEMYEKSVALDPNNEHGKEVLLKLKED from the coding sequence ATGAAAAATTTCTATTTTACTTTCTTAGCTCTTTTCTCTCTATCGTTTACGATACATTCTCAAACAGAAGATACCCTAGTAGATATTGGTGGCTATAACATGCATTTCAATATTATGAAAGGAGAAGGAACTCCTATTCTTTTTGAAGCTGGTGGCGGTGATAACAGTTCTGTTTGGGCACCTATTTTAGAAAGGATACATAAAGTTACCGGTACAACACTAATTACCTATGACAGATCTGGTTTTGGGCAAAGTGAATTAAATCCGAAATTGAAGAACGATTCAGATTTCGATATTGAAAACGGAATAAAGGAATTAGAAACCGGACTTGCAAAATTAGGATACGATGATGATATTATTTTGGTTTCACATTCCTATGGTGGTCTCTATAATCTATTATACGCGAATAAACATCCTAAGAAAGTAAAATCGATTGTTTTAATAGATGCTACGCTCAGTGATTTTTGGAATGATGATTTCTTAGCTATGAGAGATATGTTTGTTGACATAAATACCATACCAAAGGGTACCGGCGATTATTACCTGAATTATAATTACAATGAAATTATGCGTTCATTACGAAACACACAGTTTCCTGAAAATATTCCTGTTACAAATATTTTTCCAGATAAATCTGCCCCAGTATATCCAGAAGAATATTCAAATAGATGGAAAAAAGTTCATGTAGATTTAGGTAATAATAACAACAATGTAACCAACATTATAGCTGAAAGCAGTGGTCATGCTATTTTTTATGATAATCCTGGTTTAGTAATCAACGTCATTGTTAAAGCCTATGTAAAAACATTAGATGAAAACCAACAAAATGTAGTCTTACAAAAGGCTTTGGACAATGCAATTGACCTATCAATCAAAACTAAGGTCCATAATCGTTCAGAACACGATTTAAATACATTGGGTTACTCCTTTTTACAAACCCAAGAATTGGACAAAGCGCTAGACGTATTTAAAACAACCACCATATTATTTCCAGAAAGTGCCAATGCTTATGATAGTTATGGTGAAGCTTTACTCATGTCTGACAAAAAAGATGAAGCTATTGAAATGTATGAAAAATCTGTAGCCTTAGACCCTAATAATGAACACGGTAAAGAGGTACTGTTGAAATTGAAAGAAGATTAA
- a CDS encoding DUF2625 domain-containing protein has protein sequence MKAINELINIEEPGWALVTEWINNATNKVEILPKNEKEADNALYQTQVSTRSPMGAIIYETGGLLIDHGWIRILGSGNQKLDRTLPKFNKGKTFKDYGDKPAIFLIADDVVGGFYAINGGALGTDLGNIYYFAPDALEWEPMDIRYSDFLWWTFTGDLSQFYANARWTGWEKEISEINGNQGITFYPFLWTEHKHIDDLTRKIVPISEIWSFQQDTLEKSSKEE, from the coding sequence ATGAAAGCAATAAATGAATTAATAAATATTGAAGAACCAGGCTGGGCATTAGTTACTGAATGGATAAATAATGCAACCAATAAAGTTGAAATTCTACCCAAAAACGAGAAAGAAGCAGACAATGCACTGTATCAAACTCAAGTATCAACTCGCTCCCCCATGGGAGCTATAATATATGAAACTGGCGGTCTCTTAATAGACCATGGTTGGATCAGAATTTTGGGTTCTGGTAACCAAAAGCTAGATAGAACTTTACCTAAGTTTAACAAAGGTAAAACGTTCAAAGATTACGGAGATAAACCAGCTATATTCTTAATTGCCGATGATGTAGTCGGCGGATTTTATGCCATAAACGGAGGTGCATTGGGTACTGATTTAGGTAACATCTATTATTTCGCACCTGATGCTTTAGAATGGGAGCCTATGGATATTAGATATTCTGATTTTTTATGGTGGACATTTACTGGTGATCTATCTCAATTCTACGCTAATGCACGGTGGACAGGTTGGGAAAAAGAAATATCTGAAATTAATGGAAATCAAGGTATCACATTCTATCCATTTTTGTGGACAGAACATAAGCACATTGATGATTTGACAAGAAAAATAGTGCCAATCTCTGAGATATGGTCATTTCAACAAGACACTTTAGAGAAATCATCGAAAGAAGAGTAA
- a CDS encoding amidase yields the protein MNKGEVNAQYLVEGYLKRIEAYDKKGPSINSVILVNPKAMERAIYLDSLYSRGVILGPLHGIPIIVKDNYDVKGLPTSNGTLALKDSYPPNDAFLVKQMKDAGAIILAKSNLAEFASSGYFTVSSVLPGYSRNPYDTRRTTAGSSGGTAASIAASFAVVGLGTDTGSSIRGPSSHQALVGIRSTMGLTSRDGIVPLALTNDIGGPMGRTVEDVAIVFDVIAGYDSTDVVTAKSINVKEESYQSFLGRSVVDKRVGVVHQLFIPEESDSSVYRLMIKAIKDMSTLGVTMVDSVKLPHLDSLNKARTAISELKRDYNGYLASLGDSAKYTSLQEIIESKEYHPYLKSNLQNAQADVDIPEEHNDWGKNQELRQALRDHITNVMDSLNLDALIYPTFTYPPRLIGDLNGPRGANSIKLSPPTGFPAIAVPMGYSYDKYPAGFQLLGRPFSEGLLFQLAYAYEQKMKNRRAPEGFPEL from the coding sequence ATGAACAAGGGTGAAGTTAATGCTCAATATCTTGTTGAAGGTTATTTAAAAAGGATAGAAGCATATGATAAAAAAGGACCTTCAATTAACTCTGTTATTCTAGTTAATCCCAAAGCAATGGAAAGGGCCATTTATTTGGACAGTTTATATTCTAGAGGAGTTATTTTAGGACCTTTGCATGGAATACCCATTATTGTAAAGGATAATTACGATGTTAAAGGTCTTCCCACAAGTAACGGAACATTAGCCTTGAAAGATTCTTATCCTCCCAATGATGCTTTTTTGGTAAAACAAATGAAAGATGCAGGTGCTATTATTTTAGCAAAGTCAAATCTTGCAGAATTTGCTTCCAGTGGTTACTTTACTGTGAGTTCAGTTTTACCTGGTTATTCTAGAAATCCGTATGATACACGACGAACTACAGCAGGTTCTAGTGGTGGTACTGCAGCTTCTATTGCGGCAAGTTTTGCAGTAGTGGGTCTTGGTACAGATACCGGTAGTTCTATAAGGGGTCCTTCTTCACACCAAGCACTTGTAGGTATTAGATCTACTATGGGTTTGACTAGTCGTGATGGTATCGTTCCTTTAGCGCTAACAAATGATATTGGAGGTCCTATGGGTAGAACGGTAGAAGATGTTGCAATTGTTTTTGATGTAATAGCCGGCTACGATTCAACAGATGTAGTAACTGCAAAAAGTATTAATGTAAAAGAAGAATCCTACCAATCATTTTTGGGTAGAAGTGTAGTTGACAAAAGGGTAGGAGTTGTTCACCAGTTATTTATTCCTGAAGAATCTGACTCTAGTGTTTATCGGTTGATGATTAAAGCTATTAAGGATATGTCAACTTTAGGGGTAACTATGGTAGATTCTGTTAAGTTACCTCATTTAGACTCATTAAATAAAGCCCGTACAGCAATTAGTGAACTAAAAAGAGATTATAATGGGTATTTGGCAAGTTTAGGTGATAGTGCTAAGTATACATCTTTACAGGAAATTATTGAATCGAAAGAATATCATCCTTATTTGAAGAGTAATCTTCAAAACGCCCAAGCGGATGTAGATATACCAGAAGAGCATAATGACTGGGGCAAGAACCAAGAACTAAGGCAAGCATTAAGAGATCATATTACCAATGTAATGGATAGTTTAAATTTGGACGCTTTGATTTATCCAACCTTTACTTATCCACCAAGATTGATAGGAGATTTAAACGGACCGAGGGGCGCTAATAGTATAAAACTGTCACCTCCAACAGGTTTTCCTGCAATTGCCGTACCAATGGGGTACTCTTATGATAAATATCCGGCAGGTTTTCAATTGTTAGGTAGACCATTTAGCGAAGGTTTATTGTTTCAGTTAGCTTACGCATATGAACAAAAAATGAAAAATAGAAGAGCTCCAGAGGGTTTTCCAGAATTATAG